One segment of Verrucomicrobiia bacterium DNA contains the following:
- a CDS encoding ATP-dependent helicase has product MSRDYILQPFRAPLHLQIDYARELNPQQLAAVTAPPGPSLVIAGAGSGKTRTLIYRVAFLLEQGIPAERILLLTFTNKAAKEMMRRVADLLGQELVALWGGTFHAIGNRVLRQHAPLLGYQRDFSILDREDAKHLVAACIAEAGIDAKATRFPKPEVVEEIFSLAVNKQKSIDQILNEEYGHFSNLAGPIAGLHQRYAGRKRATNAMDFDDLLALWLKLLREQPDVREQYQRRFQFILVDEYQDTNKLQSDLIDLLAERHRNVMVVGDDAQSIYAWRGANYQNILKFPERYPGAALFKIETNYRSTPEILDVANAAIAANTQQFAKQLAPARTTGPKPVVVACNDAAQQALFVAQRVLELREEGVDLNKMAVLYRSHFHALELQLELTRHNIPFSITSGIRFFEQAHIKDVTAFLKLIVNPRDELAFKRLVQLLPGIGAKGGDRLWKEFFATSQPAPTEPAQTPVPALNQAASQPAARRAKAGNGAAQGSAPVAANEASKGQAGPAPHAPLAQRLQRCAGAVPKKAAVAWAQFVATIAQLESKPVHGNASKMIHLVIEAGYDEYLEENYANHRARLDDLEQLAVFALQFATLEEFLTQLALLSNLEAEDEQPAKRDDELLRLSTIHQSKGLEFDVVFVIMLCDGLFPSARSLETPEGEEEERRLMYVATTRARNELYLSYPLIRASYGASGDMMQHPSRFLGEISKELVEEWNLRTYG; this is encoded by the coding sequence TCCCTCGCTGGTCATTGCCGGAGCCGGCTCGGGCAAGACCAGAACCCTGATTTACCGCGTCGCATTCCTGCTTGAGCAAGGGATTCCTGCTGAGCGCATCCTGCTGCTGACCTTCACCAATAAAGCCGCCAAAGAAATGATGCGCCGCGTCGCCGACTTGCTCGGCCAGGAACTCGTCGCCCTTTGGGGAGGCACTTTCCACGCCATCGGCAACCGCGTCCTGCGCCAGCACGCGCCGCTCTTGGGGTACCAGCGCGATTTCTCGATTCTCGACCGCGAAGACGCCAAACACCTCGTGGCGGCCTGCATCGCCGAAGCCGGCATTGACGCAAAAGCCACACGCTTCCCTAAACCCGAAGTCGTCGAGGAGATTTTCTCGCTGGCGGTCAACAAACAAAAAAGCATCGACCAAATCCTCAACGAAGAATACGGCCATTTTTCGAATCTGGCTGGGCCCATCGCCGGGCTGCACCAACGCTACGCCGGGCGCAAACGGGCCACGAACGCCATGGATTTCGATGATCTGCTGGCCCTTTGGCTCAAGCTCCTTCGTGAGCAGCCCGACGTCCGCGAGCAGTACCAGCGCCGTTTCCAATTCATCCTCGTGGATGAGTACCAGGACACTAACAAGCTCCAGAGCGACCTGATCGATCTTCTGGCCGAACGCCACCGCAATGTCATGGTCGTGGGCGATGATGCCCAGTCCATCTATGCCTGGCGCGGCGCCAACTACCAAAACATCCTCAAGTTCCCCGAACGCTACCCCGGCGCAGCCCTGTTCAAGATCGAAACCAATTACCGCAGCACGCCGGAAATCCTGGATGTGGCCAACGCCGCCATCGCCGCCAATACGCAACAGTTCGCCAAACAGCTCGCCCCCGCCCGCACGACCGGGCCAAAGCCGGTCGTTGTAGCCTGCAACGATGCCGCGCAACAGGCCCTCTTCGTTGCCCAACGCGTCCTCGAACTGCGCGAAGAAGGCGTGGATTTAAATAAAATGGCTGTCCTCTACCGCTCGCATTTTCATGCCCTCGAACTGCAACTCGAACTGACCCGGCACAATATCCCCTTCAGCATCACCAGCGGCATCCGGTTTTTCGAACAGGCGCATATCAAAGATGTCACTGCCTTTCTCAAATTGATCGTCAATCCTCGCGATGAACTCGCCTTCAAACGACTGGTTCAGCTCTTGCCCGGTATCGGGGCCAAAGGGGGCGATAGACTGTGGAAGGAGTTCTTTGCCACCAGCCAACCAGCTCCAACGGAGCCCGCCCAAACCCCCGTTCCGGCGTTAAACCAGGCCGCGTCCCAGCCAGCGGCCAGGCGCGCCAAGGCCGGCAACGGTGCAGCGCAGGGGAGCGCCCCCGTTGCCGCGAACGAGGCTTCAAAGGGCCAGGCCGGCCCGGCGCCTCACGCCCCTCTTGCCCAACGCTTGCAACGATGTGCCGGCGCCGTTCCAAAAAAAGCCGCAGTCGCCTGGGCCCAGTTCGTTGCCACCATTGCCCAGCTTGAGTCCAAGCCGGTTCATGGCAATGCCTCGAAGATGATTCACCTCGTCATCGAGGCCGGTTACGACGAATACCTCGAAGAAAACTACGCCAACCATCGCGCGCGTCTCGATGACCTCGAACAATTAGCCGTCTTTGCCTTGCAGTTCGCCACGCTCGAAGAGTTCCTGACTCAGCTTGCCTTGCTGAGCAACCTCGAAGCAGAGGACGAGCAGCCTGCCAAACGCGACGACGAACTGCTGCGCCTCTCGACGATTCACCAGTCAAAGGGCCTCGAATTCGACGTGGTGTTTGTTATTATGTTGTGCGATGGCCTTTTCCCCTCGGCGCGCTCGCTTGAAACGCCCGAAGGCGAGGAGGAGGAACGGCGGCTCATGTATGTGGCAACGACGCGGGCGCGCAACGAGTTGTACCTGAGCTACCCGTTGATTCGCGCCAGTTACGGCGCCAGCGGCGACATGATGCAGCACCCTTCCCGTTTCCTGGGGGAAATCTCCAAGGAATTGGTCGAAGAATGGAACCTGAGAACCTATGGGTAA